The nucleotide sequence TTGCGACCGCAGTCAACGATTCAGCAACCGGATCAGCGACGAGTCCGAACGAGCCGCGCCAAACAGGCGCAAGTTCGGAAACGGACGGCTACAAAAGCCCGGCCGAAACCGATAAAAAAAGCTGGAAAAACCAAAAGCTCTCAACGAACGCGTTCGTCTACCCGTAAACTAGTCTCCCGAAAGCCGCTCAGCGGAACCATATTTTACCTGGCGTCGGGGCACGGCGGTCCCGACCCCGGCGCAATTGGCCGGTTTGGTCGATTCCTCCTGCCCGAAGACGAGTATGCCTATGACGTAACCATCCGGCTGTCGCAGATTCTGAAACAACAAGGAGCCACAGTATATATGATGGTGCAGGACCCCAACGACGGCATTCGCAATGACGCTGTGTTGAAGCTGGATCAGGACGAAGTTGCTTACCCCAACCAGCGTATTCCTTTGAACCAGACCGCCCGGCTCCGGCAGACCACCACGGCAGTTAACCGGCTCTACGCCCGTCATAAGGGCGCTTACCAGCGGTTTATTACCATTCATGTTGACAGCCGCAGCCGGGGGCAGACCATCGACGTTTTCTTCTATCACCATGAGCGTAGCGCGGTTGGTAAACGGCTGGCCGAGCATATCCACCGGCGCTTCCGGACGAATTACCGGCGTTACCAGCCGGGGCGGCCGTATCTGGGCAGCGTCTCGACTCGTAGTAGTCTGTACGTCGTCCGGAACAGCCATCCGCCCACGGTGTTCATCGAATTAGGGAACATCCAGAACCGGCAGGACCAACGGCGGTTTCTGCCGGCCTCTAACCGGCAGGCGCTGGCCAGCTGGCTGGCGCAGGGGATTCTTGACGATTACCGGTAGTACACCTGAAATAAGTTCTTTACAGCGCCTGATCAGTCAACTCATACAACCGACTTTCCTTAACGAATCGACCGGACGTACTGATAAATTGACGCCAGTTCTTTGGTGTCGTACTGGGCCGTCATTTTCCAGGGCATATTATCGTTGCTCATCTGATGCCCGCCAGGCGTTTTTCCGGTGCGCAGCGTCTGAATAAACTGGGCTTGTGTCCACTTGCCCACGTTGCCGCTGCTGGTGATGTTCGGCAGGGGCGGGAAACCGGGCGCTACCGGGTCGCCCCCTTTCAGGTCGGGCCGGTGACAACCACTGCACGACACGGTCAAATATTTTCCCTGCGCAATACCTTCAATGGTGTCGGCCATGGCCACCATCGGTTTGGCATGATCAATCTTTTCGACCGACAAAAGCGGCATCTTATCCAGATACGTCATCAGACGGACCACCGGCCCAAGCTTGTTGCCGGGCAACTGATTATTGACCGGCGGCAATTGCTGGCAATAGGCGATAATCGCGGCCATATCGGGTTTAGAAAGCAGCGTCGTTTCGTGCGAGGGCATGAACAACAGCGGCTGTCCCGACCGGCTTACGCCATGCCGCAGGGCCATCACCCAATCGGTAGTGGTGTAATCAATGGGCAAACCACCTCGGCCTTTCGTCAGGTTGCGGGATACCAACCGACCCAGCGGAGCATCGTCCATCATGACTTTACCGGCCAGATTTGTGCCGTGGCAGTCGGTACAGCCTTTAATGGCCACCAGGTGTTGCCCCCGGTTTAGGGTCGCTGTATCGGTCGGAATCGACAGGTTTTCTTTCGCAAACGAGTACGTTTTTTCGGTGCGGCTGGTGATGTTTGTTGAGATCGCAAAATACGCAATGAGCAGTAAGACGATCACGGAGCCCAGCACAATGCTGGTCCATTTAAGGATGTTTCGGAACATGGTTTCGTTTAGTTACCAAAGAGTTTGTGAATGGTGAGCGGGTACCCGTTGCGTGGACGATCGGTTGGTTGGGGTACACTGGTTAGCAGCCAGCCGCTCGGTTACTGAGCCGATGGAGAAATCCTCCCATCGGCGGTAGCGGCATCAGCCGTCTGTACCGACAGACTGTAGGCCTAAAAGGCACCGATGAAAAAGTGGGAGCAAAGAATAGCGGGCAGCAGGCAGTGTCTGATTAGCATCTGTATGGACACAGGTTTTTCATAACCTGATGCCCAAAATTGCCACTACGAACCCGTTCTGAATGAGGAGTGAAGAATCAACTGTTAAGCTATATGCATGAAACCGCAGAAATCCCGTTGAATTGTAAAGTGCATGGGAGTAAGGAACTCGCAGGCGTTAAGCGGCCGTCGTTCAGATGTAGTAGGGCCCGAATGGATTAGCCGGGCCATTGTCTCAATAGCGTGTAACTTTATTGTAGGGAACAAACGTTAGTAGCTGCAGGAGGAGTGTTACCATGGGTACTTAT is from Spirosoma taeanense and encodes:
- a CDS encoding N-acetylmuramoyl-L-alanine amidase family protein; the encoded protein is MRPQSTIQQPDQRRVRTSRAKQAQVRKRTATKARPKPIKKAGKTKSSQRTRSSTRKLVSRKPLSGTIFYLASGHGGPDPGAIGRFGRFLLPEDEYAYDVTIRLSQILKQQGATVYMMVQDPNDGIRNDAVLKLDQDEVAYPNQRIPLNQTARLRQTTTAVNRLYARHKGAYQRFITIHVDSRSRGQTIDVFFYHHERSAVGKRLAEHIHRRFRTNYRRYQPGRPYLGSVSTRSSLYVVRNSHPPTVFIELGNIQNRQDQRRFLPASNRQALASWLAQGILDDYR
- a CDS encoding c-type cytochrome; amino-acid sequence: MFRNILKWTSIVLGSVIVLLLIAYFAISTNITSRTEKTYSFAKENLSIPTDTATLNRGQHLVAIKGCTDCHGTNLAGKVMMDDAPLGRLVSRNLTKGRGGLPIDYTTTDWVMALRHGVSRSGQPLLFMPSHETTLLSKPDMAAIIAYCQQLPPVNNQLPGNKLGPVVRLMTYLDKMPLLSVEKIDHAKPMVAMADTIEGIAQGKYLTVSCSGCHRPDLKGGDPVAPGFPPLPNITSSGNVGKWTQAQFIQTLRTGKTPGGHQMSNDNMPWKMTAQYDTKELASIYQYVRSIR